A single genomic interval of Oncorhynchus gorbuscha isolate QuinsamMale2020 ecotype Even-year linkage group LG25, OgorEven_v1.0, whole genome shotgun sequence harbors:
- the LOC124014362 gene encoding odorant receptor 131-2-like encodes MSIPNGTGETGAKDYTYVRVCASTVSFIILAFFNIVINWTIVREERLRGHARFVLVFHLLMSALVYFGMCSVFYLQIYLGARLVASICVAMVTVLITSASNILLTLTAMALDRYFAVCHPMKYSSVWHWPWLVGLLTWGLALVIPLTLLPKTELDATGPNGECGREQLKKGELKKILLISVCTILILYSYVRILFEGRRLGVINRRNSVGCKTIALHFTQLAVYILPNFVLIVIQKQEHLQSGTKELSAVVSFAFFSLAQCIAPIVYGLRKEELLEQVHLRFPCCSRHLKSVLEWTVRATTPRLHPQPRERTLTSQTLISLEPPQTPV; translated from the exons ATGTCAATACCAAACGGGACTGGAGAAACGGGCGCAAAGGACTACACCTATGTACGGGTTTGTGCGTCTACCGTCTCCTTCATAATATTGGCGTTCTTCAACATCGTCATTAACTGGACTATAGTGCGCGAGGAGCGACTTCGGGGCCATGCGCGCTTTGTGTTAGTTTTTCACCTGTTGATGTCAGCTCTGGTGTACTTTGGGATGTGCTCTGTTTTCTACCTCCAGATTTACCTCGGCGCCAGGCTGGTGGCATCCATCTGTGTGGCCATGGTAACTGTCCTAATCACCAGCGCGTCCAATATACTCCTGACTCTCACTGCTATGGCGCTGGACCGTTATTTTGCTGTCTGTCACCCTATGAAGTACAGTTCTGTCTGGCATTGGCCCTGGTTAGTTGGACTACTGACGTGGGGGCTCGCGCTGGTTATTCCCCTCACTCTGCTCCCCAAGACGGAGCTGGACGCAACTGGTCCAAATGGGGAATGTGGACGGGAACAGCTGAAGAAAGGTGAACTGAAAAAAATCTTGCTGATATCTGTGTGTACGATATTGATTCTGTACAGTTATGTAAGGATACTGTTTGAGGGGCGAAGGTTGGGGGTGATAAATCGACGCAATAGTGTCGGATGCAAGACCATCGCCCTGCACTTTACTCAACTCGCCGTGTACATCCTCCCCAACTTTGTGCTAATAGTTATCCAGAAACAAGAACACCTTCAGTCGGGGACCAAAGAACTGTCAGCGGTGGTGAGCTTTGCCTTCTTTAGTTTGGCGCAGTGCATAGCACCAATCGTCTACGGTTTGCGTAAAGAGGAACTCTTGGAGCAGGTGCATCTCCGGTTCCCTTGTTGTTCCCGCCACCTGAAAAGCGTTCTCGAGTGGACCGTGCGTGCCACGACGCCTCGTCTGCATCCACAGCCACG GGAAAGAACATTGACATCCCAGACACTCATCTCACTGGAGCCTCCACAGACACCAGTATGA